Below is a genomic region from Nitrospiraceae bacterium.
CCGCCCTATACAGGGGAACGCCGCCGACTTTAACGGCGGAATACATCGGGGGGACCTGTTCGAGTGGTCCGCGAAATTGCGCTACAGCTGCGTATATCGCCGCCCGTGTTAGGGCCTCGATCGTCCGGCGTTCCAACACAGCTCCGGTCGCGTCCTGCGTATCGGTTGTCTCACCGAGTCGAAGCACGGCCTCATATTCTTTGTCCCATTCGACGAGATATTCAGAGAGACGCGTGGCTCGGCCGACAAGAACAGGCAACACGCCTGTTGCCATCGGATCGAGTGTGCCGGCATGTCCTACCTTCACCCCTCCCAGAAGATGACGCACCTTGGCGACGACATCGTGAGAGGTCCATCCTCCCTCTTTGTTGATATTCAGCACCCCGTCGAGGACCGCACAGTGTGGTTCTACATGTATCATCGATAGACTTAATGCGGGCACTACGTCGATCCGGTATGTCCGGTTGACGACCCGATTGCCCCTTCATCTTTACTCTGCAACTCGTCCAAGAGCCGCAAAACTCGATCGCCTCGCGGCCCACTCACGTCCTTCACGAAGACGATTTCTGGCAGATAACGGAGCGTCAGCCGCCGACCCAGTTCGCTACGGACAAACCCGCTTGCCTTAGCAAGTCCGGAAAAGATCTCACGCTCTTCAGATTTAGTCCCCATCGCGGTTACAAACACGCGGGCGATGCGTAAATTGTTCGTTAACTCGACGTCGGTGACCGTGACCGACCGGACTCGCGGGTCCTTGATCTTCCGCATGAGGATGTCTGCCACCTCCATGCGAATTTGATCCGCCACACGATCGGCCCGCTTGTAGCCTGCCTTCGTCATCGCCCCCATGCTCGAGCGGTTTCTGTACCGCCGCTCGCCGCCATGGACTTCATCACAACACATCAATCCGGGACTGGACAATCTCCACCGCCGGGGTCGCGCGAATTACGTTCAACGCTTGCTCCAATACTTGATGAACGTGCCGTGTTTCGTTCGCGACACACGCAAGTCCGAGTACTACCTTCTGCCACAAATCCTGTTCGCCGACCTCGGCAACCGACAGATTGAACCTGTCGCGTAGTCGATCTTTGAGACTCAAAAGTACTTGGCGCTTGTTCTTCAAAGACTGACTGCTCGGGATGAACAACTCAACCGTACAGAGTCCGACGATGATACTCACAGTCCAGCAGGCTCACGCCTCAGAGCTTCGCGGCGATCTTATCAATCGCGTACACTTCGAGAATATCGCCTGTTTTGATGTCGTTGAAATTCTCAATCCCGATTCCACATTCATAGCCCTGTTGCACTTCGCGAACGTCGTCCTTGAACCGCCGCAAGGACGACAACCTCCCCTGATACACGACGACATTATCGCGAATGACCCGGACCCCCGCGCTTTGTCGCGTGATGGTCCCTTCCAATACGTAAGAGCCAGCTACAGTGCCTGCCTTAGAGACGGTGAACACTTGGCGTACTTCGGCCCGACCGACCGTCCGCTCCTTCAGCGTCGGCTCAAGCAGTCCCTCCATCGCCGCCTTAATGTCGGCCATCGCATCGTAGATGATGGTGTACAGGCGGATAT
It encodes:
- the rbfA gene encoding 30S ribosome-binding factor RbfA; this encodes MTKAGYKRADRVADQIRMEVADILMRKIKDPRVRSVTVTDVELTNNLRIARVFVTAMGTKSEEREIFSGLAKASGFVRSELGRRLTLRYLPEIVFVKDVSGPRGDRVLRLLDELQSKDEGAIGSSTGHTGST
- a CDS encoding DUF503 domain-containing protein, encoding MSIIVGLCTVELFIPSSQSLKNKRQVLLSLKDRLRDRFNLSVAEVGEQDLWQKVVLGLACVANETRHVHQVLEQALNVIRATPAVEIVQSRIDVL